In Shouchella patagoniensis, the following are encoded in one genomic region:
- a CDS encoding hemolysin family protein — MDFNTFIHLLGVAILIALTAFFVASEFAIVKVRSTQLEPHIERGSKKAHAAKRIVNHLDEYLSACQLGITITALGIGRLAEPTFERMLHPILGELAISAALVTTLSIAISFAFATFLHVVIGELAPKTIAIQRAEQVTLLLARPLVWFYRLLFPFIWVLNGSARLLVKSLGFKAMSEHEVTHSEEELRLILSDSYKGGEINQSEYNYVSKIFDFDERLGKEIMVPRPEMITVSLDDRPEDILIQLKEEKFTRYPVIDGDKDHIVGVLNVRELLAQLAYTPNDPVDLDPLIRPVINVIESVPIRDILLEMQKKRNHMAILFDEYGGTAGLITMEDIVEEIVGEIHDEFDTKDEPLIQEVGTLSYHLHGQTSLSQVNNLLDIDIEEEDAETIGGWMLTQQYDLVEGGELVHDGFTFRVLDFEGHQIHTIHVFPTV; from the coding sequence TTGGACTTTAATACATTCATTCATTTACTTGGTGTCGCCATACTCATTGCCTTAACTGCTTTTTTTGTTGCGTCTGAATTCGCGATTGTGAAAGTACGTAGTACGCAATTAGAACCACATATTGAACGTGGCAGTAAAAAAGCGCATGCTGCAAAGCGGATTGTGAATCACTTAGATGAATATTTATCAGCCTGCCAACTTGGTATAACAATTACAGCACTTGGTATCGGACGTTTAGCAGAACCAACTTTCGAACGGATGCTCCATCCAATCCTTGGTGAACTTGCCATAAGTGCTGCACTTGTCACGACATTATCAATTGCTATTTCCTTTGCCTTTGCAACCTTTTTACATGTTGTTATTGGTGAGCTTGCTCCAAAAACGATTGCCATTCAGCGTGCTGAGCAAGTTACACTCCTACTTGCTCGTCCTCTCGTCTGGTTCTATCGGTTACTTTTTCCTTTCATTTGGGTTTTGAACGGATCAGCACGCCTGCTTGTTAAATCACTTGGGTTTAAGGCGATGAGTGAACATGAAGTCACCCATAGCGAAGAAGAATTGCGCCTGATTCTTTCTGACAGCTATAAAGGCGGCGAAATTAATCAATCTGAATACAATTACGTGAGCAAGATTTTTGATTTTGATGAGCGGCTTGGAAAAGAAATTATGGTGCCAAGGCCTGAAATGATCACCGTTTCACTTGATGACCGCCCTGAAGACATTTTGATTCAATTAAAAGAAGAAAAATTTACAAGGTATCCAGTCATTGACGGAGATAAAGATCATATTGTGGGTGTTTTAAATGTACGCGAATTATTAGCCCAACTCGCTTATACTCCTAATGATCCAGTCGACCTTGACCCTTTGATTCGACCCGTTATTAACGTCATTGAATCGGTTCCCATACGCGATATCTTGTTGGAAATGCAAAAAAAACGCAACCACATGGCCATTTTATTTGATGAATATGGTGGGACCGCTGGACTTATTACAATGGAAGACATTGTCGAGGAGATAGTGGGTGAGATCCATGATGAATTTGATACAAAAGATGAACCTCTTATCCAAGAAGTAGGTACACTCTCTTATCACTTACACGGGCAAACATCTCTTTCGCAAGTGAATAATTTGCTTGATATTGATATTGAGGAAGAAGATGCAGAAACAATCGGGGGTTGGATGCTGACGCAACAATATGATTTAGTCGAAGGTGGAGAATTAGTACACGATGGTTTTACGTTCCGTGTACTCGATTTTGAAGGGCATCAAATCCATACCATCCACGTATTTCCTACTGTGTAA